One genomic window of Tribolium castaneum strain GA2 chromosome 10, icTriCast1.1, whole genome shotgun sequence includes the following:
- the LOC103314520 gene encoding uncharacterized protein LOC103314520, producing the protein MGGCRCSYRNCTNTTKTRDNLHFFHYPVKQKERCRQWIENAQKPQFYDLDEVQLRNKVICETHFKDCYFPNIQKKRLLQGAVPTLDGDCEPKRTPPSESPLKIQDVQVLPANADGTIFVLETNMQSNFQSEKVQSYIYTNNGLMVPITKLSDPVENNFFPDSDIEVEVEETPQPQTKHKPESETFTESPKSFEHFSYENNQGSSDVEMVTVEQTNVKKVAKTTMTDDIFLKTMGSKYVQKINQNSRDIAILKRLLKSKRPPKRPPNSVVLNCLKSQIPPSLSSVVNLNLNDKCDFTPEELEFFSTIHSTSPQVYEILSQKYKWKLPNPETFNNIPANKNNGHVYGED; encoded by the coding sequence ATGGGGGGCTGCAGGTGTTCTTACAGAAACTGCACGAACACGACCAAAACTCGCGACAATCTCCACTTTTTCCACTACCCCGTGAAGCAGAAGGAGAGGTGCAGACAGTGGATAGAAAACGCCCAGAAGCCCCAATTTTATGACCTGGACGAGGTCCAGTTGCGGAATAAAGTGATATGTGAGACGCATTTCAAAGATTGTTACTTCCCCAACATTCAGAAGAAGAGGCTGCTCCAGGGGGCTGTGCCCACGTTGGACGGTGACTGTGAGCCAAAGCGGACGCCCCCCAGTGAAAGTCCGCTCAAAATCCAAGACGTTCAGGTCCTGCCCGCCAATGCGGACGggacaatttttgttttggagACCAACATGCAGAGCAATTTCCAATCGGAAAAGGTCCAGTCTTACATTTACACCAACAACGGTCTCATGGTCCCCATAACCAAACTAAGCGACCCCGTCgagaacaattttttcccGGACAGTGACATCGAGGTGGAGGTTGAGGAGACCCCACAGCCCCAAACCAAGCACAAGCCAGAGTCGGAAACTTTCACCGAAAGTCCGAAAagttttgaacatttttcgtACGAGAACAACCAAGGGAGTTCGGACGTCGAGATGGTCACAGTTGAGCAAACAAATGTGAAAAAAGTCGCCAAAACCACAATGACCGACgatattttcctaaaaactATGGGTAGTAAATACGTCCAAAAAATCAATCAGAACAGTCGAGACATCGCGATTTTGAAACGACTCTTGAAGAGCAAAAGGCCGCCGAAACGGCCCCCAAATTCAGTGGTCCTAAACTGTCTCAAAAGTCAAATTCCGCCGAGTTTAAGTAGTgtagttaatttaaatttaaacgatAAGTGCGACTTCACTCCCGAGGAGCTGGAGTTCTTCTCCACAATCCACTCAACGTCGCCCCAAGTTTACGAAATCCTGAGCCAAAAGTACAAGTGGAAGTTGCCAAACCCAGAGACTTTCAACAACATCCCTGCGAATAAAAACAACGGACATGTGTACGGTGAGGATTGA
- the LOC659272 gene encoding galactose mutarotase isoform X1, translated as MVKLTQDQFDLYTYKNTGKSVSVRSFTWTNQSHVSVQVITYGATITSMKVPDKNGAIKDVVGGGSTIAEYQKAEVYFGATVGRVANRIGNGQFRLFDQIVNVSKNLGKHQLHGGFVGFDKVIWEYYVSGNKVIMSYHSADGEEGYPGDVVVHATFELTENNEFLVEYKATTTKPTFVNLTNHSYFNLAGHDAGASELYKHVVCINADQITEVDNDSIPTGKLLPVANTVFDLQVPKVLGDVITKVPNSDGFDHNFCINKGPEQGTTFIARVYHPESGRMLEVYSNQPGVQFYTSNFFPENPKTYKGDKTKLATLSGKGASYYKHGALCLETQNWPDAPNHDNFPKSILVPGETYHHNVAYKFSVKN; from the exons ATGGTTAAACTAACGCAAGACCAGTTCGACTTGTACACCTACAAAAACACCGGAAAGTCCGTCTCTGTCCGCAGTTTTACTTGGACAAACCAGAGCCACGTCTCTGTGCAAGTCATTACTTATGGGGCCACCATCACCTCCATGAAAGTCCCCGACAAGAACGGGGCTATCAAGGACGTCGTGGGCGGCGGCAGCACGATTGCCG AGTACCAAAAGGCCGAGGTTTATTTCGGCGCAACAGTGGGGCGCGTCGCTAACAGGATTGGAAACGGTCAGTTCAGGCTTTTTGACCAAATTGTCAATGTTAGCAAAAATCTGGGCAAGCACCAGTTGCACGGCGGCTTCGTCGGGTTTGATAAA GTCATTTGGGAGTATTACGTTAGTGGCAACAAGGTAATAATGAGTTACCACTCGGCCGATGGTGAGGAGGGTTACCCTGGCGATGTGGTGGTCCATGCCACTTTTGAGCTAACAGAAAACAATGAATTTCTGGTCGAGTATAAGGCCACCACGACCAAACCGACCTTTGTCAATTTAACAAACCATTCATACTTCAATTTGGCCGGTCATGACGCTGGGGCTAGCGAGTTATACAAACATGTTGTTTGCATAAACGCGGACCAAATAACCGAAGTTGACAACGATAGTATTCCTACTG GAAAATTACTGCCGGTGGCCAACACCGTATTCGACCTCCAAGTCCCCAAAGTCCTCGGCGATGTCATCACCAAAGTCCCCAACAGCGACGGGTTCGACCACAATTTTTGCATCAACAAGGGCCCCGAACAGGGCACAACATTCATCGCAAG AGTTTACCACCCTGAGAGCGGCAGGATGCTGGAAGTGTACAGCAACCAGCCCGGTGTCCAGTTTTACACCTCAAACTTTTTCCCCGAAAACCCCAAAACATACAAGGGGGACAAAACCAAACTGGCGACTTTGTCAGGCAAAGGTGCCTCGTACTACAAACACGGGGCCCTCTGTTTGGAGACTCAAAACTGGCCCGATGCCCCAAACCAC GATAATTTCCCGAAGTCGATTTTGGTGCCCGGCGAGACGTACCACCACAACGTGGCGTACAAATTCTCAGTGAAGAATTAA
- the LOC659272 gene encoding galactose mutarotase isoform X2 — protein MTSVGFKESDFGRLGPKLVKAFTWKSSNVSVQVITYGATITSIQMPDKKGVSADVVTGFRNLEEYQNPLNRYFGATVGRVANRIKFGKVKIADTSYSLSTNRGAHHLHGGFKGFDKVIWEYYVSGNKVIMSYHSADGEEGYPGDVVVHATFELTENNEFLVEYKATTTKPTFVNLTNHSYFNLAGHDAGASELYKHVVCINADQITEVDNDSIPTGKLLPVANTVFDLQVPKVLGDVITKVPNSDGFDHNFCINKGPEQGTTFIARVYHPESGRMLEVYSNQPGVQFYTSNFFPENPKTYKGDKTKLATLSGKGASYYKHGALCLETQNWPDAPNHDNFPKSILVPGETYHHNVAYKFSVKN, from the exons ATGACAAGTGTTGGGTTTAAAGAGAGCGATTTCGGGCGCCTTGGGCCAAAGCTGGTCAAAGCCTTCACGTGGAAAAGTTCGAATGTCTCTGTGCAAGTTATTACGTATGGGGCTACGATCACTTCAATTCAAATGCCGGACAAAAAAGGCGTTAGCGCCGATGTTGTGACCGGGTTTCGCAATTTGGAAG AGTACCAAAATCCTCTCAACCGTTATTTTGGCGCGACCGTTGGTCGAGTCGCTAATCGTATCAAATttggaaaagtcaaaattgcTGACACTTCGTATTCCTTATCAACCAACCGCGGCGCCCATCACTTACATGGCGGTTTTAAAGGCTTCGATAAA GTCATTTGGGAGTATTACGTTAGTGGCAACAAGGTAATAATGAGTTACCACTCGGCCGATGGTGAGGAGGGTTACCCTGGCGATGTGGTGGTCCATGCCACTTTTGAGCTAACAGAAAACAATGAATTTCTGGTCGAGTATAAGGCCACCACGACCAAACCGACCTTTGTCAATTTAACAAACCATTCATACTTCAATTTGGCCGGTCATGACGCTGGGGCTAGCGAGTTATACAAACATGTTGTTTGCATAAACGCGGACCAAATAACCGAAGTTGACAACGATAGTATTCCTACTG GAAAATTACTGCCGGTGGCCAACACCGTATTCGACCTCCAAGTCCCCAAAGTCCTCGGCGATGTCATCACCAAAGTCCCCAACAGCGACGGGTTCGACCACAATTTTTGCATCAACAAGGGCCCCGAACAGGGCACAACATTCATCGCAAG AGTTTACCACCCTGAGAGCGGCAGGATGCTGGAAGTGTACAGCAACCAGCCCGGTGTCCAGTTTTACACCTCAAACTTTTTCCCCGAAAACCCCAAAACATACAAGGGGGACAAAACCAAACTGGCGACTTTGTCAGGCAAAGGTGCCTCGTACTACAAACACGGGGCCCTCTGTTTGGAGACTCAAAACTGGCCCGATGCCCCAAACCAC GATAATTTCCCGAAGTCGATTTTGGTGCCCGGCGAGACGTACCACCACAACGTGGCGTACAAATTCTCAGTGAAGAATTAA
- the LOC659272 gene encoding galactose mutarotase isoform X3, whose protein sequence is MWALTFDVFLGHFAPKFCFVVPEYQNPLNRYFGATVGRVANRIKFGKVKIADTSYSLSTNRGAHHLHGGFKGFDKVIWEYYVSGNKVIMSYHSADGEEGYPGDVVVHATFELTENNEFLVEYKATTTKPTFVNLTNHSYFNLAGHDAGASELYKHVVCINADQITEVDNDSIPTGKLLPVANTVFDLQVPKVLGDVITKVPNSDGFDHNFCINKGPEQGTTFIARVYHPESGRMLEVYSNQPGVQFYTSNFFPENPKTYKGDKTKLATLSGKGASYYKHGALCLETQNWPDAPNHDNFPKSILVPGETYHHNVAYKFSVKN, encoded by the exons ATGTGGGCCCTTACATTTGACGTTTTTCTTGGCCACTTTGCCCCGAAATTTTGCTTTGTGGTTCCAGAGTACCAAAATCCTCTCAACCGTTATTTTGGCGCGACCGTTGGTCGAGTCGCTAATCGTATCAAATttggaaaagtcaaaattgcTGACACTTCGTATTCCTTATCAACCAACCGCGGCGCCCATCACTTACATGGCGGTTTTAAAGGCTTCGATAAA GTCATTTGGGAGTATTACGTTAGTGGCAACAAGGTAATAATGAGTTACCACTCGGCCGATGGTGAGGAGGGTTACCCTGGCGATGTGGTGGTCCATGCCACTTTTGAGCTAACAGAAAACAATGAATTTCTGGTCGAGTATAAGGCCACCACGACCAAACCGACCTTTGTCAATTTAACAAACCATTCATACTTCAATTTGGCCGGTCATGACGCTGGGGCTAGCGAGTTATACAAACATGTTGTTTGCATAAACGCGGACCAAATAACCGAAGTTGACAACGATAGTATTCCTACTG GAAAATTACTGCCGGTGGCCAACACCGTATTCGACCTCCAAGTCCCCAAAGTCCTCGGCGATGTCATCACCAAAGTCCCCAACAGCGACGGGTTCGACCACAATTTTTGCATCAACAAGGGCCCCGAACAGGGCACAACATTCATCGCAAG AGTTTACCACCCTGAGAGCGGCAGGATGCTGGAAGTGTACAGCAACCAGCCCGGTGTCCAGTTTTACACCTCAAACTTTTTCCCCGAAAACCCCAAAACATACAAGGGGGACAAAACCAAACTGGCGACTTTGTCAGGCAAAGGTGCCTCGTACTACAAACACGGGGCCCTCTGTTTGGAGACTCAAAACTGGCCCGATGCCCCAAACCAC GATAATTTCCCGAAGTCGATTTTGGTGCCCGGCGAGACGTACCACCACAACGTGGCGTACAAATTCTCAGTGAAGAATTAA
- the LOC659202 gene encoding protein patched homolog 1-like — MSSKKAPSLNWYQRFTYTVVNFTEYVFYNLGRRVGQNPKKTILICWIFVFLSSLGFLRFHQEKNPMKLWVPRNSKFVKDTEWLMQKFQLGYRPQVVQIVANDVLTPEVFQQLLELDFSVDSARTGKNVTWSDVCFTIPKVNKELIRLMEGDNKGNSSEKDPSVTMNAALYCSFVEIMENECFKKSILELWDYNPSVINQLTKPDILSTLNNYDENAIMGRFKNYKELLGGVTYNETGHIVAAKSLQNFWMVSVNFTTVDMDKTGNNAGTADWASEDALEWESEFLKTVEDFRYESNLTFFYTASRSFGDISNATMFQDIGILCIGIFIMVIYVQFVISKFNWLEARVTLGCIGLLTVGMAFIVGCGLCSLIGISYGPVHTSLPFLLMGLGIDDMFVIMACWEELTKEQKKLPVSERIGLMLKHAGVSITVTSVTDILAFIIGASTILPSLESYCLYAAFCVFMTFIFAVTFFTACFVLDQERIERKQNGIIVCLKHENYEANECSQRQISNRFFHYVYSKAVLTTTGKTVVILITVICLGFSLESIRKLEQRFDPTWFIPQSTYFADYLRARKTYFPTSGFEAGIYMGAVNYSAELLNIKRMVGELANHSDIALGVVSWVDPFRNFVRTNFHTDIYQEVLSDTYFSLYLSMFLFSARNAEYQANFRFERPLECGVAAPNIIMSSIDFHFNQFKGPEEYLPAMHTVQDVATSSNFSTGDGFITVWSKVFATWITDELIETEVMRNLQLALLCVMVCTALLIADLQACFWIFICVLLTMVNVCGFMQRWGLTIDLVSCIGLELAIGLCVDYATHIGHTFLTIKDGTRRERALKTVTSIGSAVVYGGISTLIGVFMLSQSEAYTFQSFFKIFFLVIVFGLFHGVVLLPVILSWVGPRPYNVGTIVRQSDTEMT, encoded by the exons ATGTCATCGAAAAAGGCGCCAAGTTTGAACTGGTACCAGCGTTTCACTTACACCGTTGTCAATTTCACAGAATATGTATTTTACAA TTTGGGGCGCCGTGTGGGTCAGAATCCGAAGAAAACGATTTTGATTTGCTGGATTTTTGTGTTCCTCAGTTCGTTGGGTTTTTTGCGCTTCCATCAGGAAAAAAACCCGATGAAGTTGTGGGTGCCACGaaactcaaaatttgttaaagaCACGGAGTGGTTAATGCAAAAATTCCAGCTAGGGTATAGGCCACAAGTCGTCCAAATCGTCGCAAATGACGTACTTACACCGGAGGTCTTCCAACAA CTTTTAGAACTCGATTTTAGCGTAGACAGCGCTAGAACTGGGAAAAATGTCACATGGAGTGATGTTTGCTTCAC GATTCCGAAAGTCAATAAAGAGTTAATACGTTTGATGGAAGGAGATAATAAGGGAAACTCGAGTGAGAAAGACCCCAGTGTCACAATGAACGCGGCTCTCTACTGCAGTTTTGTCGAGATTATGGAAAATGagtgtttcaaaaaaagtattttagaACTGTGGGACTACAACCCCTCCGTTATAAACCAACTCACCAAGCCCGACATTTTGAGCACCCTCAATAATTACGAcgaaaa CGCCATTATGGGgcgttttaaaaactataaagagCTACTCGGTGGTGTGACTTATAATGAAACGGGTCACATCGTTGCGGCCAAGTCTTTGCAAAACTTTTGGATGGTTTCTGTTAATTTTACTACAGTAGATATGGACAAAACCGGGAATAATGCCGGAACTGCTGATTGG gCTTCTGAAGACGCCCTGGAGTGGGAGTCCGAGTTTTTGAAAACAGTGGAAGACTTCAGATACGAGTcgaatttgacttttttttacaCAGCTTCGCGAAG CTTTGGTGATATAAGCAATGCGACGATGTTCCAAGACATTGGCATACTCTGCATAGGTATTTTTATAATGGTGATATACGTACAATTTGTGATATCTAAATTTAATTGGTTGGAAGCACGG GTGACTTTAGGTTGCATTGGCCTCCTAACTGTGGGTATGGCGTTTATAGTAGGTTGCGGTTTGTGTTCCCTGATTGGTATTTCCTACGGCCCTGTCCATACCTCTCTTCCTTTCCTTTTAATGGGCTTAGGGATCGACGACATGTTCGTCATAATGGCATGTTGGGAGGAGTTGACCAAAGAACAGAAGAAACTCCCCGTCTCCGAACGAATCGGTCTAATGTTGAAACATGCGGGAGTTTCAATTACAGTAACCTCAGTTACCGACATTCTTGCCTTCATTATAGGCGCCTCGACT ATCCTGCCGAGCCTTGAATCCTACTGCCTTTACGCGGCGTTTTGTGTCTTCATGACGTTCATTTTCGCCGTAACTTTCTTCACGGCGTGTTTTGTGCTCGACCAGGAGCGAATTGAGCGGAAGCAGAATGGGATTATAGTGTGTTTGAAGCACGAGAACTACGAAGCGAACGAGTGCAGCCAGAGGCAAATTTCAAATAGATTTTTTCACTACGTGTACAGTAAAGCGGTATTAACGACCACAGGAAAA ACTGTTGTCATCCTGATTACTGTGATATGTTTAGGGTTTAGTTTAGAAAGTATTAGGAAATTGGAGCAGCGGTTCGACCCCACGTGGTTCATCCCTCAATCGACTTACTTTGCCGATTATTTGAGGGCGCGAAAGACTTACTTCCCCACAAGTGGGTTCGAGGCTGGGATTTACATGGGGGCGGTTAACTATAGCGCCGAGTTGCTTAATATCAAAAGAATGGTCGGTGAGTTGGCAAACCACAGCGATATCGCCCTGGGGGTGGTTTCGTGGGTCGACCCGTTTCGGAACTTCGTCAGAACCAACTTCCACACAG ACATATACCAGGAGGTGCTAAGCGATACTTATTTCAGTTTGTATTTATCCATGTTTTTGTTCAGTGCGCGGAACGCGGAGTATCAGGCCAACTTCCGGTTCGAGCGCCCTCTAGAATGTGGAGTTGCGGCCCCGAATATAATT atgtCAAGCATAGACTTCCATTTCAACCAGTTTAAGGGCCCTGAGGAGTACCTCCCGGCCATGCACACCGTGCAGGACGTGGCCACAAGCAGCAATTTCTCAACAGGGGACGGGTTTATCACCGTTTGGTCGAAGGTTTTTGCGACGTGGATCACAGACGAA TTGATAGAAACCGAAGTTATGCGGAATCTCCAACTGGCGTTGCTCTGCGTCATGGTCTGCACCGCGTTACTGATAGCCGACCTGCAGGCctgtttttggatttttatttGCGTTCTATTGACTATGGTCAATGTTTGTGGGTTTATGCAACGTTGGGGCCTCACTATTGACTTGGTTTCCTGCATCGGGCTAGAGCTAGCGATTGGACTGTGCGTGGATTATGCCACGCACATCGGACACACTTTTTTGACAATAAAAGACGGGACTAGGAGGGAAAGGGCGCTCAAAACTGTGACTAGTATTGGCTCTGCCGTGGTCTACGGCGGCATTTCGACGCTGATTGGCGTTTTCATGCTCAGCCAGTCTGAGGCCTACACTTTCCAATCATTTTTCAAG ATTTTCTTCCTGGTGATAGTGTTTGGATTGTTCCACGGTGTGGTGTTGCTTCCTGTTATACTGAGCTGGGTCGGTCCGCGGCCGTATAATGTCGGTACAATTGTGCGGCAGAGTGATACAGAAATGACATGA